In Lolium rigidum isolate FL_2022 chromosome 7, APGP_CSIRO_Lrig_0.1, whole genome shotgun sequence, the DNA window ATATTGTACTTTCAatattaaggatggatcgcagATAAGGTTCTAGGAGGATACATGGCTAGGTAATAGGCCTCTCTCTGAATAATATCCCGCGTTATATagcattgttcgtcgcaaaagtgataccgTTGCATTAGTAATGGCAACCTCACCCCCGACTGTGACGTTTAGACGAGATTTAATCGGTCTGAGACTTCACGCATGGAATGCCTTACTGTTACATTTGGAATCCATTCAGTTGTCTGAGGGGCATGATGAATTTCGTTTGAACTTACATCCCAATGGGAAGTTCTCTGTAAGTTCTTTGTACAATGCAATTATCCAACCGAAAATACCAGTTGATAAaaacaagaagatttggaagatgaaaataccactcaaaattaagatttttgcCTGGTATTTACGTCgaggagtaatcctaaccaaagataatactccctccgttcctttctatagtgcctataaatttttagcacggaaattagcgcaagaataTTTTTTACACAAAACCCCCTGGCTGAATGATTtgagatcagactaaaattaggGAAATTGATAACTTCTAACTTACCATAatatgtgcagccaggtttaattaaggaaagaaaaacatttcttcctaaatctaagcaatccttggggccatgtattaggaatctcaattaattattTCCTATTTTGTATGAATTTTTTTTATGCATGTCATATgggagttgaccggtggagggGTAACTGGAAAAAAccgagctacaaccttatattgtgaaacaaatgccaacAATCTAtaagcactatagaaaggaacggagggagtattacaaaATGCAATTGGTATGGGAGTATAcagtgtgttttttgtcaacacAACGAGACAATTAAACACTTGATCTTCCAATGCCGCTTTGccaggtctatatggtcatgcatccaagtagcttctgatcTGTATCCTCCGATTAGTGTCGCCaatatctttggtaattggcttcatgatATCGATTACAGATTTAGAACGTTTATTAGGGTGGGGGGCGCTTGccattatatggtcgctatggGTGTGTAGAAATAACAAAAAAATTAATGACAAGAATTGTTCTCTCTTATAGGTTAACTACAGATGTACTGCTACCTCCATGCGTGGTATGCACTGCAGAAGATGGATAATcgtgacctgtttacggaggtctgtacacggttagaGGATATGGCGAGTGAtattttttccctacatgggtggcagcataatctacggattgggcctCTGTCTTCACCTTAGGTGTTTTACATTTGCTCAAGTCTGATATGTAATTCCCCTTCTTTAGcagttgatgacgcgtgaagcacacgtccgttgggaaccccaagaggaaggtgtgatgcgtacagcagcaagttttcccttggaaagaaaccaaggttatcgaactagtaggagatgaaggccacgtgaaggttgttggtgaaggagtgtagtgcggcgcaacaccagggattccggcgtcaatgtggaacctgcacaacacaatttaGAGGCGTCAATGTGGAACTGCTAACACTGATGCGAatatttgccccaacttaacggtgggGTTGTCCGAAATCTCCCATGACTTCttgtaaataaaggattaaacgtatggtgtggagaatgatgtttgcttgcgaaaaNNNNNNNNNNNNNNNNNNNNNNNNNNNNNNNNNNNNNNNNNNNNNNNNNNNNNNNNNNNNNNNNNNNNNNNNNNNNNNNNNNNNNNNNNNNNNNNNNNNNAAACTTTGGGCATGGGAGCCGCATGTCAGTGAGGCCAGGGTGCCGCGCGGGAAATTTTACCGGCTAGGAAACTCTCCTGCCACGACGCCACGCGGGAAACTCTCCTGCCACGACGTCGGGCGGGAAGTTTCCCGCCTCGCCACCGGTGTAAAAATCTAAACCATAAAAAATATCACAATGTCCAATTCATGggaggaggtggcggaggaggagacggcgcTAGCGGCGACTGTAGATGCCTTTGCCGCGGACGAGCGGCGGGACCAGGAGGCGGAAGAGCGGCAGCACCTGGAGGAGGCGGAAGAGTGGCGGCATctggaggaggcgcggcggcagcgACAGCCGCCGTGGGAGGTGCGCCAGCGGTGGGGGGGGAGCACCTTACGCTATAGCGGTCGATGCGGGAGGAGCAGCAGCGTCTGGATGAAGTCTACTAGCGGCGGCGTTTGGCGGAGTTGCAGCTCCGCCTACAGAGAcaggagttggatcaccgtcagcggcgggaggagctggagcggcagctgcgtcaggaggcggtggccgcggataGATCCGCCTACTTTacgttcgtggcggagagagTAGGGGATTATCGACGGAGTAGCAGGGGAAAGAGCTACGGGCGATCGTCCACCTCCACAAAACCGGGTGGACAGTAGGTAGTAGGCTCCAGATGAAGCAGGTTTCACATGTCATCCGGGGTCGAGGAGTGAATACTATTTTACTCGAATTTGCCCTGCaatattattcattcctcgatcctGAATGACAAAATAAAACTACAAGTATAAATGTTTAgtttgtttaaaaaaaaaaaactcatatcGGAACCGCCGGTCTGGGAACATCACCCAAAATACCGGTGACTATTTGGggtcgccggtggagatgctcttagatgatGGCCTATAAAATTGGACGGTCTTGACATCATTCTGCACACCCTGATCCATCTCACACCTTCATTCAGCATCAGCTCGGAGAAATGGCGCCAGTGAGGGTGTTCGGGCCGGCGATGTCGACGAACGTGGCCCGGGTGCTGGTCTGCCTGGAGGAGGTGGGCGCCGAGTACGAGGTGGTCAACATCGACTTCAAGGTCATGGAGCACAAGAGCCCCGAGCACCTCGCCAGAAACGCAAGTACCCTCGATGATTAAACCCATGCTCTGTTTCGTTTCTTTTTTTAGATCTCGATGACCATTCCCGTAGAAACAGACCTTGGTGCTCATGTTTTTCTATCTTGGTGCGTGCCTTGTTTGTTTTTCTTGCAGCCGTTCGGCCAAATGCCTGCTTTCCAGGACGGGGATCTCCTTCTCTTCGGTATGATCTAGTTCGTCTGTCTTTTTCACTCACTTTGAAGTTTGAATCAACTTATTAATTACTGAATTTGAAATAATATACTTAAAAGCATATTTAAAAAAATTCTATTCTGATCCAAATTTTACTTCTTATAAAGGATTTTATCCTTCCCCTTTCAAATAGCATATCGAGGGAATAATATACTTCCTCTATATGGAAATATAAGACGTTGTAACACACTATATTAGTACTCTTAAACGTCTTATAACTGGGTACGGATGAAGTACACTCTCGTGAGTTGTATGCAAATTACATAATAAAATAGGTAGATTACATGGGTTTAGATTGATTTTTTCTAATCTCATATTCTTTAAGATAGTAATCTAGAAAACATAGACCTTTGGTTTCATTCAAACAGAAAAGCTGAATTAGAGATGTGAAAAGTAATCAATAAACATCGACTATAACCCATAGCTTTTCCAAACTAACGTTCTCTGTAAAAGCATTTTTTTTTGTGTAGACACGGTAAAGACTTGTATTAAACCTTTTTTATCCGCGTTTGGTACTTTAGAGCAGAGCAGTTTGGTATCTCACACTGGCTCATAACCTTGAGGTCACGGATTCAATTCCTGCCTCCGCACCTAACTTTGTTGTCTATATAAATATAAGAGAAATATTTTCTTTAGATATGGAAGAGGATTGTGTCAACTTTTTACTCATGAGTTACCCTAGAGGGCAAAACAAAAATTGAGTAGTTTGCAAAAGCACTTGCCTCCGCAAGAACAGAATGCAAGGATCCTTCTGTACTTTGCAGACCATCGGTCTCTATCTCTTCGAATTTGCTATATCCTCATGGTATTATTGTTTGTGATCCCAGAGTCACGCGCGATCTCAAAGTATGTTCTCCGCAAGTACAAGACGGATGAGGTCGACCTGCTGAGGGAGGGCAACCTAAAGGAGACCGCGATGGTGGACGTGTGGACAGAGGTGGACGCGCACACCTACAAGCCGGCCCTGTCACCCATCGTGTATGAGTGCATCTTCAACCCCATTATGTACGGCATCCCCACCAACGAGAAGGTTGTGGCTGAGAGCCTCGAGAAACTCAAGAAGGTGTTAGAGGTCTACGAGGCGCACCTCTCCAAGCACGAGTACCTCGCCGGGGACTTCATCAGCTTCGTGGACCTCAGCCAGTTCCCCTCCACCTTCTACTTCATGATGACGCCACACGCGGTTCTATTCGACTCGTATCCGCACGTCAAGGCATGGTGGGAGCGCCTCATGGCCAGACCATCCATTAAGAAGATCAGCGCCAGCATGATTCCGCCCAAGGCATGATTTGAATGCAGGAGAGGTCTCATGCCCTGGGTTGGCATTGCTGATATCGTGCTTCTTTTTCCTGGTATCACTAATAAGGATATTTGTTTTTCAAAAACAGACATCTCAGGCTCTCAGCCTCTGCCGATGCATAGATAGTTTATAGCATATATATAAGCTGTTAGTATATGTGGAACTGCTTGATTGTGTAGTTTGGTTGTTGTGCCATTGTGTACATGTCAAAGATCTGAAAACTCTGGAAATTAAACCAAAGTTTGGTAGTAGTTATTTTCAAAGAACCGTGGCTTTATTAATTAGGTGTATCCCTGTTACAATCATTTCCGACTAGCGCTGACATACAATTTGGAGTAGGGCCACATTAAACGCAATGTCTATTCCGGGATCATCCTCGATCACGTCCTATAGCAAAGTCACATGTGCAGCTGGGTCGTGCGGCCGTCGTCATGATCGGAGCAAGCGACCCTTTTTTTGCCGACAGTCAAAAGATGCTTTCTAGATTTTTTACAGACCAAATTCCCCTCCCTTAGAGCATGAGCAATGGAAGCAGCTGTCCACGtaggcttggataaaacttttgacatatgcatgccatgttatggtcccattaatatgcctttctctcaaaagctgatttagtttttctctttctctctcacattttcactcagttttcactttatggctgaagaggctgcatcctgatgaagaggctgcctccttatccgaacctaatttggaccaatcgaaccaagataaagctgtgaggcaacacccctggggctatgcattgggcatgcccttatcGCCTCTCTCCTCAGCCACGGCCGGCGGTGGATATCTCAAGCAGTAGCAACTGGAGTTTTTCGCTGAGTGGGTGTTCCGCAATGTGATAGCTGAGGCGAGCTTCCATCCCAGGTGGAGTGATTCGCTCCATTGCGGCGCTCGTACCATGGTGATTCGAGGGCGCTCGTCCTCACAAGAGCTTGGCTCAAGCTAGATAAGTACGCTAACTCGCCGAATTTCCAAGGGATTTCGCCCTAGTGCTTTCACAGATGCGTAGTAAATCCCACAACCGCCAGAAACGGGGGAACCGTTGCCCGTCCCATGATCCTGATTCATCTTCCCAGAATCGGATTCAGGAACGAGGTTTGATTTAGTAGGATTTAGTGCCGAAGGTTTCCCCGGTTGTGTGTATCCAACCCGAGTTCACTAACCCCGCGGCCTGTTGGATCCAACTActaagggcttgtttggtactagaattTTAGTGAGAATTAGCAGGCTAATCCGCACCAAActttaaatccccacttatcctcaatacatgtttggtgctagagtatgaacGAGTCTAATCTTCACTTATCCCCACTTTTTCCTAAATTTTAgagtaattttttcaatcccaatacactacccctacctagtggattgtgaTGTAGTTTTGTGGAGATTGGGTGACAGCAGAGATTCACCCAATACTTTAGAGTATTAtcccactaatccccactaaaacactagtaccaaacaagaccTAATAGTTACTTCAACATGGTAAATAATGCTCGCCGTTTCTTTTTTCCCTCCACTATTGTTTCCCATGACTCCACCTTCTGTATTGTCCGTCAACTTCAAACCACTCATCATGCTAATCAATGGATCATCTATAAGTACACTCATCCAAGCAGCGAGATGGCCCCCGCATGAGTCTAACTCAAATCACAAGCCACTGACTGCTAGGCAAACACCTCAAGGGCTCAAAGATTACATGTAATTTCAAGTTTGTTTCTCCTGCTAATCTTGATCTTTGTAgatttttcttctctcttttgtacaagctgctgaaaatTCAGAACTGCCGTGCTCACGTTCCTCGACCCACGGTACTGTACTGTACGTGGTTCATCTTACCGAAACTGCTTAGATCGCGTCCTCCATGTAGAAAAATCGATCGAGAGATGTGTATCCTTGTTGTCCCCTATTTTTTCAGCAGCCAGCTCTCATCCCCCATTCCCATCCCTCATTTCTTCATACTGGAAACATGGCAGCTATGCATTGTAAATCCCACGTTTCTTTTGTCCTCGTTGGTCGGTGGCAAACTGCTTGGGATCAAATTCGTGCAAGACAATATTGTGTGTGCGCGCGCAGGAGATGGCATGTTTCTGTAATGTATTGGATTTTGTGATTCGATTCGGTAGGAGTACTATTTTTTGTCTTCATGTACTAATTTATGgtagactagttgaatgcccgtgtgtTGCTACAGATCTCATTTAAATTTTGTACagaaataataatattttttctttAATAAAATTATAAAAATCGACATCATATGCATAGAAAACAACAATCTGACAATTATATCTTAAGACTAAGTGTAAAATGGGTAAATAAAATATATACATCCTCAATAAAGTTTGTTCACCAATGTTGCTTTTTTTGTATCTTCTTCGCCCATTGTTTGGGTGATTATATACTCATTATGCTTTTTTTGTATCTTCTTCCCTATCCTCAACATGCACAAGAAGGGGCACACCTTCTTCCTCATTTCATCCCTCTCATTTCCATCGGGCTTCTGCTCTTCCTCTTTTAACATAAATTTCTGTGGTTGTTTACGCTGATCATGATTAGAACTTCACACACCAAGTCACATTTAGATGTGCAACCAAGAAGATTATAGCGCACCACCTCGAAGCTCTAGTACCTGCTGACACCAAAGTCGAAAAGCACACCTAGCATCTGGCATCCACACCACGACGTGCTAGCTTCATGCACAATGAAGGGTAGCAAGTATATACTCGTTAGTGATGGTACTTGGCAAAAATAACTGCAAGATGTACCGTATTTTCTACAGGAAATCTTTGCATAAGCATCTTGTGAAGATACTcaatacaaaaaaattataatAATTGTTATACCATCAGAAAAATAATCTCaaaaattaaaatatacatgttattgatattTTCTTGAATGCCCT includes these proteins:
- the LOC124670582 gene encoding probable glutathione S-transferase GSTF1 codes for the protein MAPVRVFGPAMSTNVARVLVCLEEVGAEYEVVNIDFKVMEHKSPEHLARNPFGQMPAFQDGDLLLFESRAISKYVLRKYKTDEVDLLREGNLKETAMVDVWTEVDAHTYKPALSPIVYECIFNPIMYGIPTNEKVVAESLEKLKKVLEVYEAHLSKHEYLAGDFISFVDLSQFPSTFYFMMTPHAVLFDSYPHVKAWWERLMARPSIKKISASMIPPKA